The genomic window ACTTCATTGGGAGTTAATAAAATGCGATCGTTCTTGATGTTAGCGTTGTCGATATTACTATTAAATAATGTGTTGTGCATAGGGATGATTTGGCAATTTTATATCCGCACTTCAACTCAAAAGTGTAACACAAACCGATGATATTTTAAAATAGCCTATTTTATGCTTGACAAATGTCTAATTAAACTGTATATGAGTAAGATAATAACTGAAAAAGGGAAAAAATGTTTCCCCTTTTCTTTCCTATTGGATTACCGACTCAACAGTAGTGTATATTATTACTGCCATACAAACACTTTGGCTTCGTATGGTCCCAAATCAGCTATGATACCATCGTCACTAGCTTCGACATCATAATTCCCTGTCCACTCGTGCCATGTACCAACGCTTGCTAAATTAGGAACATGATAGTCACCTAGAAAGTTTTCTGAAAAATTAGCTACCACGACTATACGAGAACCTTCATCATTCCAACGAGTATAAGCTAATACTTTTGCCTCTGGATTTTCGTGGATAAAATCAATATTTTCTGTGTAGAGGGCATGATTATTTTTACGCAGGTTGGTTAAGCCTTTGTATGATTCAAATAAACCACGATTTAAATCATTACCTAACAGCGTCCAATCAATTTTGGATGATTCAGGTTGTTTAGGTTTATACTCGCCAAATTCCTCTCCCATCCAAATCAAAGGTACACCAACAGCAGTCATCAGGATGGCTACTCCTAATTTAGCCCGCCTAAAGGCATCTTCGTCAAAAATCTCACGGTTCCCCAATTCAACCATGAGATGGTTATGGTCGTGGTTGGTGAGGTAATTTACCACATTAGTGGCACCCAAGAAGCCTTGGCGCTTGCAGTCAATGACATCTTTGAGACGCTCTAAATCAAATGTATCACCGCAGATATGTTCTAAAATGCAGTGATAGAAACTATCATGCCAGCAACCATCCATTGGCCCATCTACATTGGTAATGCTGGTAGTTTCAGGAATGTATTCGGCAACGTTGTAAAAAGGCTTCATGCTAGCAGTTTTTTTGGCTTCTTGAACAATCCAGTGCATGAAGTCGTAGTTAGCAATTTGCCGCGCTGCATCATAGCGAATACCATCAAGATGATATTCCCCAATCCAAAAACGGATTGTATCACCAATAAATTTCCACGCTGGATGAATATCTAATTTTTCGTCATAATGTTCATAATTAAACTCAGGTCCCCAGTTATTACCAGGGTCACGGGGAGAGTGATGATACCAATAATCGTGGTCAATTTGTGTTAAAGGAGCAGATGCTTCTGAGTGGTTATAAATACCGTCAAGAATCACACGAATACCTTTAGCATGACACTCATCAATCAATTTTTTTAACTCAGCAGTTGAACCATAACTAGATTCTGTTGCAAAGAAGTGGCGGGGATTATAACCCCAACTATAATCACCAGGATATTCTTTAAGTGGCATCAACTCAATAGCGTTGATTCCCAGTTCACACAAATAATCTAACTTTTCAATGACATGTTTGTACTTACCTCGTGCATAAGGATCATCCTCACCACCAGAAAAGTCACCGACATGCAATTCATAAATTACCAATTCTTGGTCAGCAGGTAAAGGTTTATCATCATGTTGCCAAATATAGGTATCAGTAATCCTTTTACCATCTTTTACCTGGATAACACCATCATCCTTTCCACTTTGTTCATCTATATCAGTTGCATAGGGATCTGTGACATCAACCCATTGTTCTGGTTCAAAAAACCATGAATTTGACTGGACACGGAATTTATATTTATAAACGCCGTCTTCTAGTTCAACACTTGTACGAAAATAACCATCATCACCTTTTTCCATTGGAATTTCTTGCCAATCAGAAAAAGAACCAATTAATGCGGCTCCTTTGTTGTAAGGTGCAAATAAATTAAATTCAATTGGCTTTGCCATAGAAGTGTTTGTAATATCAATGGTTGATAGGAATATTTTCTGATGGTCAATTGAATTTGCAAATCACTCTAGAGAAATAATTATATAATTAGTGCTTCTATCTTCAGGAAGAATTGATAAATACTTTATAAGTTTAACTATTTTTTAGTGATTTTTGACTGTTTATAGCATTTATTTTTTGATTAATATTCAAATTTACTATAGTACAATTTGGTCTTATAATAATATTAAAATTCAAAGATTTTTGTATCTAACTGGAAGATTTTTAATAATTGCAACCCATAGATCCCCGACAACTTTTACGAAGTCGGGGATCTTGTTTCTCACAAATGATTTCGGATTGCGATAAATATTGGCTGCATGAGATTACTCAATTTTGCCGTTAGTTTGTTGCAGATAACTTAACAACCAATTCGCCGCCGTCGCTCTGCGAGTTTGTCGAGGCCCAAACTCACCAATTTTGTAACCTTTGAAACCCAGTTTTTCTTTTAGCATTTGTTTATTTTCAGCAGGAATGGAACGAGTCAACTTGACTGTTGCAGGGCGAGATTCAATGAAATCTGGTGGTTGTGGGTACTCATCTTGCCATTCTGGTGCAACTTGGCTAGTGTCCCATTGTGCAGTTGAGGAATCATAGCGATAGCCTAAATAATGCCATAGCAACTGGTTGACTGTGGCATCATCAAGTTTCTCGTCAAGAATTGCCCAAATTGTTTCTGTATTCAGTGATGGTAGGTTAGACATAAGCAATTCCAAATTCAAAGTTGAAAAACTGACTAGTAATTAAAATAAATCGTAATTCGTAAATAGGGGATTTGTTCCAAATAGGACTTACGCAAAAATCGCCAAAAAGCTTAATTTATCGAACCGCCATCTCTACGAGAGGCTGACGCCAACGCGCAGCGTCTCGCAGAGAAGACGCCAAGGACGCCTTCGCGGAGCGTCTCGAAGAGAAGAATTGTAGAGTGTGCGTAAGTCCTACCAAAATATAGTCGGTGGCAAGCAGAAAGGAGGTGATTAAGAGTGGGATAATTGCGATCGCCAAGAGTTGAATTTGCCCTATCCCTGGGATTTACCTATGAGGATGGTCAAACTTTTCTCTTCGATAACCTTGCAACCCCCTTTGGTATTGGCCCTGACGCCAATGGAGTTAGCCGTACCAGTGTAATTAAATTTGGTCAAGACTATATCAAGCGCGAACCTCAAGGAGCTTGGTTTTTGCGTAGGCGTAGCCCGCCGCAGGCATCGCAATTTAGTTTTGGTATTGACATATTAGATGCAACTATCAACAATCACCCCATCCCTGATGGTCGCTTTTTCAGTTATTTGGGTGAAGTACAGCGCGTGCAGCAACTTAGCAGCGATCATCTATTGCTCATCCAAGCAAACTTGCAGCTAACACCAGATAGCCTTTTACCTTCCTAGCAATTCGTCATTGGCGGTGGACAGTCTGTAAGGGCATATCGCCAAAATATCCGCTCAGGGGATAATGGATTTCGTGTAGCGATCGAAGATCGGATCACAGTGCAGCGCAATGAATCTGGATTATCCACGATTCAACTTGCGCCATTTCTCGACATGGGAGCCGTCTGGAATAAGTCTAATAATCCCAATCCGCTACCCGATCAAACTTTTCTGCTGGGGGCAGGCTTAGGATTATTGTGGAATCAGGCAATGGGAATTGATAATCTGTATTTGCGGCTCGATTATGGATTTCCATTTATCGATCTGAGCGATCGCGGTAATAACGCCCAGGATGATGGTTTTTACTTTAGCCTTCGCTATCAACCTTAGTAAAGTGGTGCGTTAGTCTTTAGCGTAACGCATCCTACCAACTTGACTTATCAATGTTTCCTGACCTATGTCAGCATTTTTTGTTTTAAAAACCACTTCAAAAGCGTATTTTCAGGTGATTGGCGATTTTTTAAGAATTTATTTTTGATTATTTACTGAGCTGATCTGCATTTGGGGTGTACTCTCAATATACGGTAACTATCTACTCGATCTTTGAGATAAATTACACCCAGAGGTGAATACCATGAAAAATTATGCTGATAAGCAGGAATTTATATTAAGTCAAATTACAAATAAATATTTTCAGCGCCGAGATTTCAGTGGATGTGACTTGAGTGGAATCGACCTGAAAGGAATTGATTTAAGTGGTGTTAACTTCATAGGAGCGGATTTGAGTGATGCAAATCTGTGTGGCTGTGTCCTCACTCGTGCTAATTTAAGTGGCGCAAATTTGATGCAAGCTAGCTTACGTGAAGCTAATTTGTATGAAGCATCTTTGTGTGAAGCTAATTTGATTAATGCTGATTTAACACGAGCAAATTTGTGCGGAACTTTCTTATGGCGGGCAAAATTTACAAATAGTAATCTTTGGGGTGCTTCTTTGTGTGATGTAGATTTGAGAGAAGCAGACCTAAGTGAAGCCAAATTAATTGAAGCATCACTGATTGAAGCTAACTTAGTTAGAGCAAATCTCACAGGAGCAAAGCTATGTGGAGCAAAATTACTAGAAGCTAATTTAACTGAGGCCAACTTAACTGGTGCAGACCTGACATGGGCAAATTTAACCAAGGCAAATTTGAGTAAGGCAAACCTTTGGGAGACAAACCTGATTTATGCTAAGTTCCGAAATACTATCATGCCTGATGGCACAATTAAGCAACCTCAGATAATGATTTATTAAAAGAGTTAGGAGTGATTCAATTTTAGATTATAGATTTTAGATTTTTCTTTCAATTTAAAATCTAAAACTAGCAGAGTTAGGAGAGAATAACTTTCTGTTTGTTCTTCTGCTCAATGACTAAAATTCGCGTTGTGAAAAGATAAAAATAGCGATCGCTAACAACATGGCACTATAAAGTAAGCCATAGCCAGCATTCATAATCAGTACAGTTGTGTCAGGTAGTGCTTGCAGACCATAAACAGCATCATTTTTCAAATCTAATCGAGATAAATCTGGTAAGATGAGAAACAAACCTTGAGTTAGACGTTCCATACCAGGGTTGTGACTAAGACGACCAAGTTGTACTAAATCTTGAGTAATATTTCCGATTAAATATACTGCAAAGGTTAAAATAGTCGCTAGCAAAGAAGCAGTAAAAACACCAAAGGTAATAGCTATAGCAGTGATTAATGATAACTGCAAAAATAAGAAAATTGCCGCAATTAGAATGCTCACCGTTGGATGAGGAATGTTACCAAATTGCAGAAATATCAGATAAATTGCTGTCATCGTGGCGATAAGTACAGCTAGTACTGCGGATAAACCCAAGTATTTGCCGACGATAATTTCGCTGCGGCTGACAGGTTTAGCAATTAACATTAAGACAGTGCGTTTTTCAATTTCTTTATTAACCAGTCCCGTACCAACAAATATTGTCACAATTAACCCGATGGCATTCATCGCCGCCATCCCAAAGTCTAAAAACATTTTGTCTTCAGTCGTAGCTGCAAATTCAGGAAGGACACGGAAAGCGGTGGCAAGTATTAAGGCATAAAAACCAATAATATATAGAATGCGATCGCGTACCACTTCCTGAAAGACATTCTTTGCCAATACAAAAATTCTGTTAATAGTCATTTATCATTTTTCCCTCATCTTCTCATCTCCGTCACCGAAGTTTAGATTTTAAATTTTGGATAATGGAATTGAATAATTCAAAATCAAAGAATTTAAAAATGTCTGTCCCTTACGCTTCTTGTAAAAGTTGCCCCCAAATTTAAATGCGAGAACAAATCTAAAATCCAAAATTGAGTCACTGCTGCGGAGGCGGTGATCCAGCAATTAATTTATTAATGCGATCGCATTCAATTTCTGCAACTGTAATCTTATTCCCTGAATTGTTAGTTGCTTCAACCGGTTCAATCCGACAAGATTTTTTCAAGTAATAGCCCCGTGGGTTAGAACTTGGGCCTATCCAAATACTTAATAAATCTAATATATATCCAGACTTAGTATTAGCTACACGCGGTTCAACGTGCCATAGTTCCTTCTCTTCATATCTCCCCAGATTTTTTTGAATTACTTCCGTACCCAGAGTTCTTACCCGCTGTTTCGCATCTAGCAACCATTTTTCTACTTCCGACCAAGGTCTTTGAGCTATTTCTTCTACTACTATTGGTTGAAGTTTTTCTAGAATTACAACACCGTTTTGCGGTATTTTTACTCGTTCTTCTGTTCTGACAACAAAGGCACTACGTTTAAAAGTATCTGCCTGCAAACTGGGATATTGTTGGAACCAATTATCCATCACAAAGTAAAACTGAATCCAGCAACTTAGCAGCATACTACTAGCAACTAAAATTATAATTCTTTGGCGGTCTTCTGGCTTAGGAATTCGAGCTTTAGAGTCGGTGTCAGTTCCTTCAATAAATTCTGGTATTGCTGTAATTAGTGCTGAAATTGTCGGCCAAAAAACGATTGTTCTTGATGTAATTACATCCTGTTGATTTCCAAAGGCAAAAACGCTAACTAAGAATCCAGTGATCACTGCCCCGACTGGCATAAAAGTACCAGGAACCCTCAAAGGATCTTCAGTTGTATACCAAGCTGTGCCAGCAATTAAAAATAACCAACCGAAAAAGGCAATTATATCTTTGATATAACCTGTAGCACAATATGAAAGTACCCAAGAAAAAACACTCAGATAAATAAATGTCTGCCAGGAATAAGCTTTGGGTGGAACTAATACCTTTCTAATTCCCGCATAAAGCCCTTCAGTAAATTTAAAAAGCCCAAATACATCTTTAAATAGCGTATTCATGTTCCTCACCACACCTGATTAATCACTATTCTTCCTTTGAAATAAATTATTCTTACTTTGAGCGAAACAATAAAATAATGGTGATAGCACTATAACTCACAGAATTCGCTATTAACGTAGTAGTGACTAAATTGGTACTTTGTAATCTAAGATTGCTAAAACTCCGCCAACGCCGCCGTTGAGATGTTTGAGGTTCCTCTTCTTTTTTAGCAAATGATTCATTTAATAATAGTAGTAATCCTCTTAAAAGGAAAAATTTCATCAAGAAAGTAGCAAAAAAAACTCCAAAAGCTGTTAAGATGATTAACGTTTGTGTTTTGGGTGATTTAAAATTATTAAAAAACATATAGTTAATTAATTCTGATTTCACCTGGATCGGCAACATTGGTTCTGATACAAAAAATATGATCCAACCAATTACACTAGAAAACAGATTGATAGAAATGGCATAAAAAGTACTGGATTTTTTGTCAAATTTTAGTCGATTGTGGAAAACATATGCTTCGATGGGGATGGCAATCAGTACAAATAAAAAGTCAAACAGAATTCCACCAATGGGAAAAATCCTGGGAAGCATCCAATTTTCAGGCATAAATGGTCAACGGTAGGGGTCAACTGTAGAGAGTATAACTGGGATAGTGAGGGTGATGGGGGAAATTATCGCATTGTTCTTGTCCTTTACCATGTTCGTGTGCCAGTATTCCTTTATTAATATTGTTAATATATCAAGCTGATGCTTGTACGAGCGTGCTACAGGGGCAGTTTCTCAGATGAGAGTACAAGACGTTAGGTAAGATTAAAGATTGCCACGTTATAGCTTTTCCAGAGATGACAAGGAACGGTATCGGTATTCGCACGGCGCAAGTGCGTCAGGAGCGGCTCATTGGTCAAATTCACGTCTACGATGGCGTGGGTAAAGGTAAGTCTCAAGCGGCTTTGGGAGTGGTTTTGCGCTCCATTGGCTTGGGGATAAATACGCCTAGCAATTCTAACCGGGTTTTACTGCTGCGGTTTTTAAAAGGGCCGGAACGTGATTATGATGAAGATGGCGCGATCGCAGCTTTGCAGCGTGGTTTTCCCCATTTAATTGACCAGGTTCGCACTGGTAGAGCCGAATTTTTTGGGCATGAGGAAATTACCCCCTTTGACCGAGATGAAGCGGAGCGGGGTTGGGATGTAGCCAAAGGTGCGATCGCCAGTGGTTTATATTCAGTTGTGGTCTTAGATGAAATTAACCCTGTTCTGGATCTAGGTTTGCTACCAGTGGATGAAGTGGTAAAGACATTAAAATTCAAACCCCAAGAGTTAGAAATCATCGCCACCGGACGCGCTGCGCCGCAAAAGTTGCTCGATATTGCAGATTTGCACTCAGAAATGAAACCTCATCACCACCCAACAGCTAAAGCTCTCTTACTTGAAGGGATTGAAATTTATACTGGTGCTGGGAAAGGCAAGTCTACCAGTGCTTTGGGCAAAGCTTTACAGGCCATTGGTAGAGGAATTAATCATCCCGGGTCTACCCGTGTGTTGATTATGCAGTGGCTTAAAGGTGGTAGCGGGTATACAGAAGACGCAGCGATCGCTGCCTTGCAGCAGTCATATCCAGAAGTGGTGGATCATCAGCGCTGCGGTCGAGATGCGATCGTCTGGCGAAATTCCCGGCAAGAATTAGACTACGTAGAAGCCGAACGGGGTTGGGAAATCGCTAAAGTTGCGATCGCCTCTGGACTGTATAAAACTATCATCCTCGATGAACTCAATCCCACAGTTGACTTAGAACTACTCCCCGTCGAACCCATTGTCCAAGCTTTGCTCCGCAAACCCCGCGACACCGAAATCATTATCACTGGTCGCTGCCAAAATCAACCAGCGTACTTCGACTTGGCTAGCGTCCACTCAGAGGTTTATTGCCACAAACACTATGCTAATCAAGGTGTAGAACTCAAACGAGGGGTAGATTTTTAGGCGTTGCGAGTATGAGGGGGAATTAGCGAATCTTAAATATGAAAAATATGAAACTGATGTGATTGATTTTGCGGAACGTATTGGTATTCATTCTGCTATTGTTGTGGGTCGGCTGCAACATGATCATCTAATTGATCCGTCTTCGATGAATAGTTTAAAGGTGAGGAAGAGCATTTTCAAGGGATAGAATAAGCAAACGATAATACAAGCCGATACATTGAAAATAGGGTGAAAATGTCTGAAGTTTGGCGCACTAGCCGGAATTTTTACTTTTGGGTAGTAAAATATTTTGCACAAAGCGATCGCGTCCTGCTGCCTTTGCTTGATACAACGCCCAATCCGCTGCGGAAATCATTTCTTCCAAGTCAGAATCTGGCTGAGGAATTTCTGTCGTCAACCCGACACTAATAGTTACATGAGGACTAACTTGGGAATTTTGATGAGGAATTGCTAGTGTGCGGACAGCATGGCAAATTTTGTCGGCAACATGAGTCGCCCCCTCAGTGTCTGTGTTAGGTAAAATCACAGCAAATTCTTCCCCACCATAACGGGCAACTAGGTCTGCGGGACATTTAATAATATCTTTGATGGCTTTAGCAATTTCTTGAAGACAGCGATCGCCTACCCGATGACCATAAGTATCGTTATATAATTTGAAGAAATCAACATCGCAAAGAATCAGCGAAAGGGGCTGTTGCTCCCATTTCAGGCGCTGCCACTCTTGGTTAAAATACTCTTCAAACCGTCGGCGGTTAGCTACTTGAGTTAATCCATCGATAGTAACTAATCGCTGCAATTCCACATTAACAGCTTCCAATTTTTGCTGTAACTGAGATTGTTGAATCAAGCGTTTTACCCGTTGTCGCAAAACTGGCCAGTGAATCAAGTCAATCGGTTTGGTAATATAATCCGTTGCCCCCACTTCAAATGCACGGTCAACTGACTCTTGATCTTCAAGTGCTGTAATCATCAAAACTGGAGTGTACTTGCTACAATCAAGACGGTGTAACTGAGTGCAACACTCAAACCCATCCATATCCGGCATTATGGCATCAAGGAGTACTATATCGGGGTGGAGTTGCTTAAAAACATTTATTGCCTCTATACCATTTTGAGCTTCTGCTATTTGATAGCCTTCCTGCTCCAATAAATGTCGCAATATCAGGCGGATTAAAGGTTCATCATCAACAATTAGAACTAAAGATTGACTTTCTTGAGCATTGGCTTTCATGGTGCTTCCTTCGCAAGTTCTTTTTGTAAGGCTGTTTTAACTTGTTCATATTCCTGATATAGTTGTGAAAATAATTCTAAGCTGTTTTCTAATTTACTGCTGCGTCCCTGTGCTTCTAACAGCTTGCAAAGCTGCACCAGGGCGATCGCTCCAACAGAAGCACTGCTGGACTTGAGTTGGTGGGCTGTCTTCCATATAGTCTGGGCATCCTCATTTGTGATCGCTGTGCTAATATCTTGCACCAGTCTCCGTGTTTCTGTCAGATAACACTCAATTAGTTCAGCAAATGCAACATGATCTCCTCTGACGATATCCCACAAGGATTGGAGCATTTTAGGATCAATTTTGGCGCTTTTTAATGTCTGGTTTTGTCCTGACTGAAGGATATTTGGCGAAGATTGCAATTCTTTGCAGATCACTTTACCGAGTTTAACTATGGAAGTGAATTCAGAACTTCTTTGGGGTGGGCATTTACTGAGTACCTCAACTAACTCTTGAAGCTGAATGGGTTTGCTAATGTAGTCATCCATACCAGCAGCAAGACAGACTTCGCGATCGCCTTGCATTGCATTGGCAGTTATCGCAATGATATGGGGACGAAAACCGACTCCCCATTCTTGAGAGATTCTCCGAGTTGTTTCTAACCCATCCATTTCAGGCATGTGGACATCCATCAGCACTACATCATAGGGCTGTTTTTGCAAAGCCTTGAGTACTTCTAACCCATTGGTGACGACATCAGCTGAATAACCCATTTTCTGTAGTATCAGTAGGGCAACTTTCTGATTGACAACCGTGTCCTCTGCCAGAAGAATCCGCAGTGGCAGTCGATGGGCCAAATGCCGATCAACCAAGGGAAAATGAGAAATACTGGCTTGGATTGGCTGATTTGTCAAAACACGGGTAATAACATCGTAGAGTTGAGACTGTTTAATGGGTTTACTCAAAGAGGCAGCAAACTGAACATCATTAAAGTTAGAGGAAGTTTCTCCTCTACCCAAAGAGGTCAAAATCACCAAAGGCAGATTTTGACAACCAGATTGCTTGCGGATTTGACGAGCTAGGGTTATGCCATCCATTTCCGGCATTTGCATATCTAAAATGGCAATATCAAACTGCGTTCCCTGAGCAAGTTGATCTAAAGCTTCTTTACCAGATTTGGCAGCATAAGCTTGCATCTTCCAAGACTCTGCTTGCAAGCTGATAATTTTGCGGTTGGTCAGATTGTCATCCACAATCAACAGGCGCTTTCTGGCAAGGTGTATCGGCGAATTACTAAATTCAGCTTCTGGTACAGCAGGCACTTTGGTCGTAATAGTGAAGTAAAATGTCGAACCTTGGGAAGAACAAGGAGATGATAATAATTTTCCACTTTCCCATCTAGGGCTAGGATTGCCGCCGACAAACCCAAGGCTTTCCACCCAAAGGGTGCCCCCCATCATCTTACTTAGCCGCTTGCTGATCACCAGTCCCAATCCTGTGCCGCCATATCGTCGAGTCATGGAGACATCAGCCTGAGTGAAGGGGTGAAATAACCGCTCTATCTTCTCTGGTGCGATGCCAATACCTGTATCTTTGATGGCAAATTGAATTTCGTAGAGAAGTTGCGGCTCTCCAACAGGTATC from Nostoc sp. UHCC 0926 includes these protein-coding regions:
- a CDS encoding cob(I)yrinic acid a,c-diamide adenosyltransferase, with protein sequence MTRNGIGIRTAQVRQERLIGQIHVYDGVGKGKSQAALGVVLRSIGLGINTPSNSNRVLLLRFLKGPERDYDEDGAIAALQRGFPHLIDQVRTGRAEFFGHEEITPFDRDEAERGWDVAKGAIASGLYSVVVLDEINPVLDLGLLPVDEVVKTLKFKPQELEIIATGRAAPQKLLDIADLHSEMKPHHHPTAKALLLEGIEIYTGAGKGKSTSALGKALQAIGRGINHPGSTRVLIMQWLKGGSGYTEDAAIAALQQSYPEVVDHQRCGRDAIVWRNSRQELDYVEAERGWEIAKVAIASGLYKTIILDELNPTVDLELLPVEPIVQALLRKPRDTEIIITGRCQNQPAYFDLASVHSEVYCHKHYANQGVELKRGVDF
- the fraD gene encoding septal junction protein FraD, which produces MNTLFKDVFGLFKFTEGLYAGIRKVLVPPKAYSWQTFIYLSVFSWVLSYCATGYIKDIIAFFGWLFLIAGTAWYTTEDPLRVPGTFMPVGAVITGFLVSVFAFGNQQDVITSRTIVFWPTISALITAIPEFIEGTDTDSKARIPKPEDRQRIIILVASSMLLSCWIQFYFVMDNWFQQYPSLQADTFKRSAFVVRTEERVKIPQNGVVILEKLQPIVVEEIAQRPWSEVEKWLLDAKQRVRTLGTEVIQKNLGRYEEKELWHVEPRVANTKSGYILDLLSIWIGPSSNPRGYYLKKSCRIEPVEATNNSGNKITVAEIECDRINKLIAGSPPPQQ
- a CDS encoding DUF1823 family protein, whose translation is MSNLPSLNTETIWAILDEKLDDATVNQLLWHYLGYRYDSSTAQWDTSQVAPEWQDEYPQPPDFIESRPATVKLTRSIPAENKQMLKEKLGFKGYKIGEFGPRQTRRATAANWLLSYLQQTNGKIE
- a CDS encoding response regulator, with protein sequence MKANAQESQSLVLIVDDEPLIRLILRHLLEQEGYQIAEAQNGIEAINVFKQLHPDIVLLDAIMPDMDGFECCTQLHRLDCSKYTPVLMITALEDQESVDRAFEVGATDYITKPIDLIHWPVLRQRVKRLIQQSQLQQKLEAVNVELQRLVTIDGLTQVANRRRFEEYFNQEWQRLKWEQQPLSLILCDVDFFKLYNDTYGHRVGDRCLQEIAKAIKDIIKCPADLVARYGGEEFAVILPNTDTEGATHVADKICHAVRTLAIPHQNSQVSPHVTISVGLTTEIPQPDSDLEEMISAADWALYQAKAAGRDRFVQNILLPKSKNSG
- a CDS encoding alpha-amylase family glycosyl hydrolase, whose amino-acid sequence is MAKPIEFNLFAPYNKGAALIGSFSDWQEIPMEKGDDGYFRTSVELEDGVYKYKFRVQSNSWFFEPEQWVDVTDPYATDIDEQSGKDDGVIQVKDGKRITDTYIWQHDDKPLPADQELVIYELHVGDFSGGEDDPYARGKYKHVIEKLDYLCELGINAIELMPLKEYPGDYSWGYNPRHFFATESSYGSTAELKKLIDECHAKGIRVILDGIYNHSEASAPLTQIDHDYWYHHSPRDPGNNWGPEFNYEHYDEKLDIHPAWKFIGDTIRFWIGEYHLDGIRYDAARQIANYDFMHWIVQEAKKTASMKPFYNVAEYIPETTSITNVDGPMDGCWHDSFYHCILEHICGDTFDLERLKDVIDCKRQGFLGATNVVNYLTNHDHNHLMVELGNREIFDEDAFRRAKLGVAILMTAVGVPLIWMGEEFGEYKPKQPESSKIDWTLLGNDLNRGLFESYKGLTNLRKNNHALYTENIDFIHENPEAKVLAYTRWNDEGSRIVVVANFSENFLGDYHVPNLASVGTWHEWTGNYDVEASDDGIIADLGPYEAKVFVWQ
- a CDS encoding pentapeptide repeat-containing protein, which translates into the protein MKNYADKQEFILSQITNKYFQRRDFSGCDLSGIDLKGIDLSGVNFIGADLSDANLCGCVLTRANLSGANLMQASLREANLYEASLCEANLINADLTRANLCGTFLWRAKFTNSNLWGASLCDVDLREADLSEAKLIEASLIEANLVRANLTGAKLCGAKLLEANLTEANLTGADLTWANLTKANLSKANLWETNLIYAKFRNTIMPDGTIKQPQIMIY
- a CDS encoding ABC transporter permease, with translation MTINRIFVLAKNVFQEVVRDRILYIIGFYALILATAFRVLPEFAATTEDKMFLDFGMAAMNAIGLIVTIFVGTGLVNKEIEKRTVLMLIAKPVSRSEIIVGKYLGLSAVLAVLIATMTAIYLIFLQFGNIPHPTVSILIAAIFLFLQLSLITAIAITFGVFTASLLATILTFAVYLIGNITQDLVQLGRLSHNPGMERLTQGLFLILPDLSRLDLKNDAVYGLQALPDTTVLIMNAGYGLLYSAMLLAIAIFIFSQREF
- the fraC gene encoding filament integrity protein FraC, which codes for MPENWMLPRIFPIGGILFDFLFVLIAIPIEAYVFHNRLKFDKKSSTFYAISINLFSSVIGWIIFFVSEPMLPIQVKSELINYMFFNNFKSPKTQTLIILTAFGVFFATFLMKFFLLRGLLLLLNESFAKKEEEPQTSQRRRWRSFSNLRLQSTNLVTTTLIANSVSYSAITIILLFRSK